The Taeniopygia guttata chromosome 4A, bTaeGut7.mat, whole genome shotgun sequence genome has a segment encoding these proteins:
- the SPRY3 gene encoding protein sprouty homolog 3, with amino-acid sequence MQLSSSVAELSCDETMDPPAEDFQQVLSIDQIRSIRASNNYVERPAARFQQTRSNPSLSQPPHKQEWSQDRLASSTFQDLHRSHSQQHQAPPLQPHLSHSSTASSVSQSTAASEQRLLSSLTPSHSGHSLVRTQPRGAELKAEESPRKGAEQPVAHGHLLLLCEACGRCRCPRCTAARSLPSCWLCNQRCLCSAESLLDYGTCLCCVKGLFYHCSTDDEDTCADDPCSCGPGSCCARWAAMSVLSLLLPCLCCYFPTLGCLKLCQRGYDGLKRPGCRCQSHTNTVCRKISSASGTPFPKTLDKPV; translated from the coding sequence ATGCAGCTCTCTTCCAGCGTGGCTGAACTCAGCTGCGACGAGACCATGGACCCACCCGCCGAGGACTTCCAGCAGGTCCTGTCCATCGACCAAATCCGCTCCATCCGTGCCAGCAACAACTACGTGGAGAGACCGGCGGCGCGCTTCCAGCAAACCCGCTCCAACCCCTCGCTGTCGCAGCCCCCGCACAAGCAGGAGTGGTCCCAGGACCGCCTGGCCTCTTCcaccttccaggacctgcaccgcagccacagccagcagcaccaggcgccacctctgcagccacacctgAGCCACTCGAGCACGGCCAGCTCGGTGTCGCAGAGCACCGCGGCCTCCGAGCAGCGCCTGCTGAGCAGCCTGACCCCGTCGCACTCCGGGCACTCGCTGGTGCGGACGCAGCCCCGCGGGGCTGAGCTGAAGGCGGAGGAGTCCCCGCGGAAGGGCGCGGAGCAGCCGGTGGCACACgggcacctgctgctgctgtgcgaGGCCTGCGGGCGCTGCCGCTGCCCGCGCTGCACGGCCGCCCGCAGCCTGCCCTCCTGCTGGCTCTGCAACCAGCGCTGCCTCTGCTCCGCCGAGAGCCTCCTCGACTACGGGACCTGCCTCTGCTGCGTCAAGGGGCTCTTCTACCACTGCTCCACCGACGACGAGGACACCTGCGCCGATGACCCCTGCTCCTGCGGGCCGGGCTCCTGCTGCGCCCGCTGGGCTGCCATGAGCGTCCTGTCCCTCCTCTtgccctgcctctgctgctACTTTCCCACCCTGGGGTGCCTCAAACTTTGCCAGCGGGGTTATGACGGCCTGAAACGCCCCGGCTGCCGCTGCCAGAGCCACACCAACACGGTCTGCAGAAAGATCTCCTCGGCCAGCGGCACGCCCTTCCCCAAAACGCTGGACAAGCCGGTATGA